One Streptomyces sp. NBC_00554 DNA segment encodes these proteins:
- a CDS encoding trypco2 family protein — protein sequence MADQAWVGLAEAIGAIRAELQQAARDGAGQEIQFRTGPVEVEFSVDVKKDGEARAKVLVLPFGAEAKASRSKGTTSRVKITLQPVDDEGADLRIADKSGERPK from the coding sequence ATGGCGGATCAGGCGTGGGTCGGTCTTGCCGAGGCGATCGGGGCGATCCGGGCGGAACTTCAGCAGGCTGCGCGGGACGGGGCGGGGCAGGAGATCCAGTTCCGGACAGGGCCCGTTGAGGTCGAGTTCTCCGTGGATGTGAAGAAGGACGGGGAAGCTCGGGCGAAGGTGCTGGTGCTGCCGTTCGGGGCGGAGGCCAAGGCCTCGCGGTCCAAGGGGACGACGAGCCGGGTGAAGATCACGCTGCAGCCTGTCGACGACGAGGGCGCGGATCTGCGTATCGCGGACAAGTCCGGGGAACGCCCCAAGTAA
- a CDS encoding sulfite exporter TauE/SafE family protein translates to MAGPEWADSLLLGGIVLLGSSVQWLTGMGFALVAVPALVLLLGPAQGVVLANCAAGAISMVGLAGGWRRVRLRAMVPLCVAAACTVPAGTWLARRLPEPVLLAFMGALVTAAVTLVMRGARVPALRGGGGAVAAGAVGGFMNSAAGVGGPPLSLYAVNAGWTVREFVPNAMFYGVVVNVFSVAANGIPRLSAPVWALAVTGMVAGGVIGRALAQRVPEKRARMLVLGLALVGGLTTLGKGLWGL, encoded by the coding sequence GTGGCAGGTCCCGAGTGGGCGGACAGTCTGCTGCTGGGCGGAATCGTGCTGCTGGGCTCCTCCGTCCAGTGGCTCACGGGAATGGGCTTCGCCCTGGTCGCCGTACCGGCGCTGGTACTCCTGCTCGGCCCTGCCCAGGGCGTCGTACTCGCCAACTGCGCGGCCGGAGCCATCAGCATGGTCGGCCTCGCGGGCGGCTGGCGCCGGGTACGCCTGCGCGCCATGGTGCCGCTGTGCGTGGCAGCGGCGTGCACCGTACCCGCCGGCACCTGGCTGGCCCGACGACTCCCGGAACCCGTACTGCTCGCCTTCATGGGAGCGCTGGTGACGGCCGCCGTGACGCTGGTGATGCGCGGCGCCCGAGTGCCTGCCCTACGCGGAGGCGGAGGCGCGGTGGCCGCAGGAGCCGTCGGCGGATTCATGAACTCGGCGGCGGGGGTCGGAGGTCCGCCACTGTCTCTGTACGCGGTCAACGCGGGCTGGACGGTACGGGAGTTCGTGCCGAACGCGATGTTCTACGGGGTGGTGGTGAACGTCTTCTCGGTCGCCGCGAACGGGATCCCCCGGCTCAGCGCGCCGGTCTGGGCGCTGGCGGTCACGGGGATGGTGGCGGGCGGCGTGATCGGCCGGGCACTTGCCCAGCGGGTACCGGAGAAGCGGGCGCGGATGCTGGTGCTGGGGCTGGCGTTGGTCGGGGGGCTCACTACTTTGGGGAAGGGGTTGTGGGGGCTTTGA
- a CDS encoding DUF5753 domain-containing protein has product MLIPGPLQTKSYARSLIGNHVPPLDDDTIQERVGARVERQQIHTRKPLVGCSYMLYEAALRGAYVDMEQLHHLLQVELLRNVTIQVLPYERARAVALLGGMVLLESKEHERLAYTEAPSASQLTADPDVVSAQIERLSMIRTIALDPEESAHFIERMVAKQ; this is encoded by the coding sequence CTGCTGATCCCAGGTCCATTGCAAACGAAGTCGTACGCACGGTCACTGATCGGCAACCATGTCCCACCGCTGGACGACGACACCATTCAAGAGCGGGTCGGCGCACGAGTTGAACGGCAGCAGATTCACACGCGGAAGCCGCTGGTGGGGTGCAGCTACATGCTGTACGAGGCGGCTCTGCGAGGCGCTTACGTGGACATGGAGCAGTTGCACCACCTCTTGCAGGTAGAACTGCTGCGCAACGTGACGATTCAGGTTCTGCCCTATGAGCGGGCCAGGGCCGTCGCGCTCCTCGGTGGGATGGTGCTTCTGGAGAGTAAGGAGCACGAGCGTCTCGCGTATACGGAGGCGCCGTCGGCAAGCCAGCTGACGGCCGACCCGGATGTCGTGAGCGCGCAGATCGAACGGCTTAGCATGATCCGCACGATTGCCCTCGACCCGGAAGAGTCGGCGCACTTCATCGAGCGGATGGTGGCGAAGCAATGA
- a CDS encoding tetratricopeptide repeat protein, with translation MDVRRVVEIWNPVGKCSGTGYLVADGLVLTALHNVLGCGALEVRWLGRDAEWLTAEVLWPQPSPPDLEREPQADGALIRITDPDWQPPSGVEPVRWGRIDGTVVRDEQRLTCVAVGFPRSEVRDGVRDTKEIRGHIETLTGLKSGGLITAYVDQVAVPSKPDEKSRWAGASGAALFARGRLIGVVTTDRQRDYAGDQLTAVSVESLAARPGFSITVKAGGTDLVPEDVTAADPERPRTSAYDVEVPRGVNNLPELPSPIFVGRAEVMAELERALAGESQTITQTLHGLGGVGKTTLALHYAHDHAGAYRLVWWMRSDTPERIEAGFASLTVRLRGGAADGLTPAQAAEWAIGWLQTHPGWLLVFDNAEKPEDVHTWTGQLRSSGRYLITSRYKRGWVCDPIPLPVLDEEASLALLSRLVGGGNDDEDEARALADDLGHLPLALEQAGAFIAQTEVPIAAYRAMLRQYPGRATDAAPGGSAPGRTMAGIWRITLDTLQERDPRSVDILRIAAWYAPTGIPRDLFAPLAEDPVDLAQLLGLLADYNMITLDRAGIGIHRLVQTVARTPSEDDPHRDQAGIKAARERATGLLLGELPEDPRVNVAGWPTWRTLLPHVEAVLDAGDPGEDTAAIALILNLIGRFLQGQGQLRQATDYYSRSLAAATRVFGEDHPDTLGLRNNLAYAYRSAGDLGRAIPLYERTLDDFVRVLGEDHPNTLLSRNNLAGAYASVGDLGRAIPLYERTLDDRVRVLGEDHPYTLGSRNNLAHAYGSAGDLGRAIPLYERTLDDFVRVLGEDHPYTLGSRNNLAGAYRSAGDLGRAIPLFVSTLDDHVRVLGEDHPDTLLSRNNLAGAYRAVGDLGQAIPLYEQALADCLRVLGEDHPTTRLARENLAVAREQGP, from the coding sequence GTGGATGTGCGACGGGTCGTGGAGATCTGGAATCCAGTCGGGAAGTGTTCGGGAACCGGGTATCTGGTCGCGGACGGACTTGTCCTGACGGCCCTTCACAATGTGCTGGGTTGTGGGGCGTTGGAGGTCAGGTGGCTCGGCCGTGATGCGGAATGGCTTACGGCGGAAGTGCTGTGGCCACAGCCCTCGCCACCCGATCTGGAGCGCGAGCCGCAGGCCGACGGGGCGTTGATCAGGATCACGGATCCGGACTGGCAGCCGCCCTCGGGCGTCGAACCTGTCCGATGGGGCCGGATCGACGGCACGGTCGTGCGGGACGAGCAGCGACTGACGTGCGTAGCGGTCGGCTTTCCCCGGTCGGAGGTGCGGGACGGCGTCCGCGACACGAAGGAGATCCGCGGCCACATCGAGACACTGACCGGGCTCAAGTCCGGTGGACTGATCACGGCGTACGTCGACCAGGTCGCCGTACCAAGCAAGCCGGACGAGAAGTCGCGGTGGGCGGGGGCGTCAGGGGCGGCGTTGTTCGCACGGGGGCGGCTGATCGGGGTGGTTACGACCGACCGGCAACGGGATTACGCCGGGGATCAGTTGACGGCGGTGTCCGTGGAGTCGCTGGCGGCCCGCCCCGGATTCTCGATCACCGTGAAGGCAGGCGGGACCGACTTGGTCCCGGAAGACGTCACGGCCGCCGACCCAGAACGGCCGCGTACATCGGCGTACGACGTCGAAGTCCCGCGGGGCGTGAACAACCTGCCCGAGCTTCCGTCGCCGATCTTCGTCGGCAGGGCGGAGGTCATGGCCGAACTGGAGCGGGCTCTCGCCGGAGAATCGCAGACGATCACCCAGACCCTGCACGGCCTCGGCGGTGTCGGGAAGACGACGCTGGCTCTGCACTACGCCCATGACCACGCGGGGGCGTATCGGCTGGTGTGGTGGATGCGCTCGGACACGCCCGAGCGCATCGAGGCGGGGTTCGCCTCCCTCACCGTCCGCCTGCGGGGCGGCGCGGCGGACGGTCTCACTCCCGCGCAGGCTGCCGAATGGGCGATCGGGTGGTTGCAGACCCACCCGGGTTGGCTCCTGGTCTTCGACAACGCGGAGAAGCCGGAGGATGTGCATACCTGGACGGGCCAACTCCGGTCATCCGGACGCTACTTGATCACCAGTCGATACAAGCGGGGTTGGGTGTGCGACCCGATCCCGTTGCCCGTGCTGGACGAGGAGGCCTCGCTGGCCCTCCTGTCGCGTCTTGTCGGGGGCGGCAACGACGACGAGGACGAGGCCCGCGCGTTGGCGGACGACCTCGGGCATCTGCCGCTTGCTCTGGAACAGGCAGGGGCCTTCATCGCACAGACCGAGGTCCCGATCGCGGCGTACCGGGCCATGCTGCGCCAGTACCCGGGGCGCGCCACGGACGCGGCACCGGGCGGCTCGGCCCCCGGGCGGACGATGGCGGGGATCTGGCGCATCACCCTGGACACGCTCCAGGAACGGGACCCCCGGTCCGTGGACATTCTGCGGATCGCCGCGTGGTACGCCCCGACGGGCATTCCTCGCGACCTGTTCGCACCGCTTGCCGAGGATCCTGTCGACCTCGCCCAACTCCTCGGACTGCTGGCCGACTACAACATGATCACGCTCGACAGGGCGGGGATCGGTATCCACCGCCTGGTCCAGACGGTGGCCCGCACTCCGTCGGAGGATGACCCTCATCGTGACCAGGCCGGAATCAAGGCTGCACGTGAGCGGGCTACGGGGCTGCTGCTCGGCGAGCTCCCGGAGGATCCCCGCGTGAACGTCGCGGGCTGGCCCACTTGGAGAACGCTGCTCCCACACGTCGAAGCCGTCCTCGACGCGGGCGATCCGGGTGAGGATACCGCTGCGATTGCCTTGATCCTCAACCTGATAGGAAGGTTCCTCCAAGGACAAGGGCAGTTGAGGCAGGCTACCGATTACTACAGCCGCTCCCTGGCAGCAGCTACCCGGGTGTTCGGTGAGGATCACCCGGACACGCTGGGCTTGCGGAACAACCTTGCTTACGCGTATAGGTCCGCGGGTGATCTGGGGCGGGCGATCCCGTTGTACGAGCGGACGTTGGATGATTTTGTGCGGGTGCTGGGTGAGGATCACCCGAACACGCTGCTCTCGCGGAACAACCTTGCCGGCGCGTATGCGTCGGTAGGTGATCTGGGGCGGGCGATCCCGTTGTACGAGCGGACGTTGGATGATCGTGTGCGGGTGTTGGGTGAGGATCATCCATACACGCTGGGCTCGCGGAACAACCTTGCTCACGCGTATGGGTCCGCGGGTGATCTGGGGCGGGCGATCCCGTTGTACGAGCGGACGTTGGATGATTTTGTGCGGGTGTTGGGTGAGGATCATCCATACACGCTGGGCTCGCGGAACAACCTTGCTGGCGCGTATAGGTCCGCGGGTGATCTGGGGCGGGCGATCCCGTTGTTCGTGTCAACGTTGGACGATCATGTGCGGGTGCTGGGTGAGGATCACCCGGACACGCTGCTCTCGCGGAACAACCTGGCCGGTGCATATAGGGCGGTGGGGGATCTCGGGCAGGCGATCCCGTTGTACGAGCAGGCGCTGGCCGACTGCCTCCGGGTGCTGGGTGAGGATCACCCGACGACGAGACTCGCCCGCGAGAATCTGGCCGTGGCTCGTGAGCAAGGACCATGA
- a CDS encoding tetratricopeptide repeat protein, whose protein sequence is MSGESVEASGDRSVAAGGNIRQVATGDFATLAEHATMLPPEAFALGPCTFPVRNVPDRSAQFVGRGRELALLDGAFGEPGGVVVHAVHGLGGIGKSTLAAHWAIGRAVDFNPVWWITAESRTGVDAGLAALGRALQPALVDVLSEDAFRERTLQWLSANDGWLLVLDNVSDPADIRHLLARAPGGRFLITTRRGATSWRGIAEPLDLDVLEPAEAVELFTKVCPGQSGGVEELCRELGYLPLAVDQAAAYCREAGIGPRKYLTLLASYPADMYAATAEGGDAERTVARVWNVTLTRLADTPAAQMILEATGWWAPDGIPRTYLEFLGSPPEITEAIRRLAAHSMITLRGNTISVHRLVQAVARTPERAGPRPDPRRVEVGREIAVRLLLELETATDEDGEWEDAHRVWAAHVEALASRTAPETDTAEMAELYGEAASQYARDGHFERGLALGKRAVTAALLVWGPDHEKVRLARSRLAVGYQGVERFDLALVLYEQILADTERALGADHPKVFQTRGLLADVLEKTGDGERALTLARENAEAAARALGDDHPGTHNARLLLHRLRRELGSEQGGEASVRSLESQLADAITTLGKGHPTVVHLRMELFYTRREAGDFDEAALLIEEAVAGFGMIYGRSHVMTLVARAIHVMLLRSAGEGAQADALAPAVLEDTMQALGDSAYARKMRGWLYLGSPARPD, encoded by the coding sequence GTGAGCGGCGAGTCGGTGGAGGCCTCCGGAGACCGCTCGGTCGCCGCAGGCGGGAACATCCGGCAGGTGGCGACCGGGGACTTCGCCACGCTGGCCGAGCACGCGACGATGCTGCCGCCGGAGGCGTTCGCGCTGGGGCCCTGCACCTTCCCGGTGCGCAACGTCCCCGACCGCAGCGCGCAGTTCGTCGGACGTGGGCGCGAACTCGCGCTGCTGGACGGGGCGTTCGGCGAGCCCGGCGGTGTGGTCGTGCACGCCGTGCACGGGCTGGGCGGGATCGGGAAGTCGACGTTGGCCGCGCACTGGGCGATCGGCCGGGCGGTGGACTTCAACCCGGTCTGGTGGATCACCGCCGAGTCCCGGACCGGTGTGGACGCGGGCCTCGCCGCTCTCGGCCGTGCGCTTCAGCCCGCCCTGGTCGACGTCCTGTCCGAGGACGCCTTCCGCGAACGTACGCTCCAGTGGCTGTCCGCCAACGACGGCTGGCTGCTCGTCCTCGACAACGTCTCCGACCCCGCCGACATCCGGCACCTCCTCGCGCGGGCGCCGGGTGGCCGCTTCCTGATCACCACCCGCCGGGGCGCGACGAGTTGGCGGGGGATCGCCGAGCCACTGGACCTGGACGTGCTCGAACCGGCGGAGGCGGTCGAGCTGTTCACGAAGGTCTGTCCGGGGCAGAGCGGCGGCGTCGAGGAGCTGTGCCGCGAGTTGGGGTACCTGCCGCTGGCGGTCGACCAGGCCGCCGCGTACTGTCGGGAAGCGGGGATCGGCCCGCGCAAGTACCTGACGCTGCTGGCCAGTTATCCGGCGGACATGTACGCGGCCACGGCGGAAGGCGGTGACGCGGAGCGGACGGTGGCCCGGGTCTGGAACGTGACGCTGACGCGGCTTGCCGACACCCCGGCGGCCCAGATGATCCTGGAGGCCACCGGCTGGTGGGCGCCGGACGGAATTCCGCGTACGTACCTGGAGTTCCTCGGGAGCCCGCCGGAGATCACCGAGGCGATCCGGCGCCTCGCGGCCCACAGCATGATCACTCTGCGTGGTAACACGATCTCGGTGCACCGGTTGGTGCAGGCGGTGGCCCGTACGCCGGAGCGTGCTGGTCCGCGCCCGGATCCCAGGCGTGTCGAGGTTGGGCGCGAGATCGCCGTGCGGCTACTTCTGGAGTTGGAGACGGCGACCGACGAGGACGGCGAATGGGAGGACGCCCACCGTGTCTGGGCGGCGCATGTCGAGGCTTTGGCGTCGAGAACCGCACCGGAGACGGACACGGCCGAGATGGCGGAGCTCTACGGCGAGGCGGCGTCGCAGTACGCGAGGGACGGCCATTTCGAACGCGGGTTGGCGCTGGGCAAGCGCGCGGTCACCGCTGCTCTGCTTGTCTGGGGCCCGGACCACGAGAAGGTGCGCCTGGCCCGCAGCCGGCTGGCCGTGGGATATCAGGGTGTGGAGAGATTCGACCTGGCCCTCGTCCTCTACGAGCAGATTCTGGCGGACACCGAGCGTGCGCTGGGGGCCGATCATCCGAAGGTGTTCCAGACTCGTGGCCTGTTGGCCGATGTGCTGGAGAAGACAGGCGATGGGGAGCGCGCGCTGACACTCGCACGCGAGAACGCCGAAGCTGCGGCACGTGCGCTGGGCGATGACCACCCGGGGACCCACAATGCCCGTCTGCTGCTGCACAGACTCCGTCGGGAACTGGGCTCGGAACAAGGCGGCGAGGCTTCCGTTCGTTCCCTTGAGAGCCAACTCGCCGACGCGATCACAACGTTGGGGAAAGGCCATCCGACCGTTGTCCACCTCAGAATGGAACTGTTCTACACACGGCGGGAGGCGGGTGACTTCGACGAGGCCGCCCTGCTGATCGAGGAGGCTGTCGCCGGGTTCGGGATGATCTACGGCAGATCCCACGTGATGACACTGGTGGCTCGTGCCATCCACGTGATGCTCCTCCGGTCGGCCGGAGAGGGCGCGCAGGCCGACGCACTGGCACCGGCGGTCCTTGAGGACACTATGCAGGCGCTCGGTGACTCCGCGTATGCGCGGAAGATGCGAGGGTGGCTCTACCTCGGGTCCCCCGCGCGGCCCGACTGA
- a CDS encoding response regulator transcription factor, producing MRVLLVEDDEPVAESLRRGLLRYGFEVEWVTTGGAALTYEGPYDVVLLDLGLPDTDGLDVCKALRARGDVPIIVISARSDETDRVVGLELGADDYVTKPFGVREVIARIRAVMRRAQPRNDASSPTGPDQYGEHLTIDRKAARVRLDGEEVALAPKEYDLLAFLTEEPGALMSREQIMEAVWDANWFGPTKTLDVHVAALRRKLAGAVTIEAVRGVGFRLEIAGGLPS from the coding sequence GTGCGCGTACTCCTGGTGGAAGACGACGAACCGGTCGCCGAATCGCTCCGGCGCGGCCTGCTGCGCTACGGCTTCGAGGTCGAGTGGGTGACCACGGGCGGGGCGGCCCTGACGTACGAGGGCCCCTACGACGTCGTCCTCCTCGACCTCGGGCTGCCCGACACCGACGGCCTCGACGTCTGCAAGGCGCTGCGGGCGCGCGGCGACGTCCCGATCATCGTGATCAGCGCCCGCAGCGACGAGACGGACCGCGTGGTCGGGCTCGAGCTCGGCGCGGACGACTACGTCACCAAACCCTTCGGGGTACGTGAGGTCATCGCGCGGATAAGAGCGGTGATGCGGCGCGCACAGCCACGCAACGACGCGTCTTCGCCGACAGGCCCCGATCAGTACGGCGAGCACCTGACCATCGACCGCAAGGCCGCCCGCGTACGCCTGGACGGCGAGGAGGTCGCCCTCGCACCCAAGGAGTACGACCTGCTCGCGTTCCTCACCGAGGAGCCCGGCGCGCTGATGTCGCGCGAGCAGATCATGGAGGCGGTCTGGGACGCGAACTGGTTCGGGCCGACGAAGACCCTCGACGTCCATGTGGCGGCGCTGCGGCGGAAGCTGGCGGGCGCGGTGACCATCGAAGCCGTACGGGGGGTCGGCTTCCGCCTGGAGATCGCCGGCGGGCTGCCCTCATGA
- a CDS encoding Uma2 family endonuclease codes for MTPMTADGPQMSVEEFEQLERHAPETVRLEFVNGRVQVKPVPDGNHSEICMWLLEQCMQLRPDLRLYPERGLKTETYRKGRARADGILVPKGSLKGHGEWSDADTVLMAVEVTSYDSDTNQRDRVEKPDGYAAAGIPVYLLIDRDDCSVVVFNQPEDGRYRREEKLPFGAAVKIPDPVNITLNTEPLKEFAD; via the coding sequence ATGACCCCCATGACCGCAGACGGTCCTCAGATGTCCGTCGAGGAGTTCGAGCAGTTGGAACGCCATGCCCCCGAGACGGTGCGGCTGGAATTCGTCAATGGAAGGGTCCAGGTCAAGCCCGTGCCGGACGGCAACCACAGTGAGATCTGCATGTGGCTCTTGGAGCAGTGCATGCAGTTGCGTCCGGACCTTCGGCTGTATCCCGAGCGAGGCCTCAAGACGGAGACTTACCGCAAGGGGCGTGCCCGTGCGGACGGGATCCTGGTACCCAAGGGGAGCCTCAAGGGGCACGGGGAGTGGTCCGACGCGGATACCGTGCTGATGGCTGTGGAGGTCACGTCGTACGACTCCGACACCAATCAGCGCGACCGGGTCGAGAAGCCCGACGGCTACGCAGCGGCCGGGATCCCCGTGTATCTCCTCATCGACCGGGACGATTGCTCGGTTGTGGTGTTCAACCAGCCGGAGGATGGCCGCTACCGGCGAGAGGAGAAGTTGCCCTTCGGCGCCGCCGTCAAAATTCCGGACCCCGTGAACATCACTCTGAATACCGAGCCCCTCAAGGAGTTCGCGGACTGA
- a CDS encoding SgcJ/EcaC family oxidoreductase — protein sequence MKRQTRTRAAIATAAALVAAGTVTVGVSTAGPESKSTKPTKAQIAALFDGWNSALQTGDAETVADRYASDAVLLPTVSPEIRTDRAGIVDYFEHFLANKPQGKKIRTVVNVLDSNSAIDAGLYEFTLTDPETGEKREVEARYTYEYEKRGGQWLIVNHHSSVLPAAG from the coding sequence ATGAAGCGCCAGACCCGTACCCGCGCCGCGATAGCCACCGCCGCCGCCCTCGTCGCGGCGGGCACCGTCACCGTCGGCGTCAGCACGGCCGGCCCGGAGTCGAAGAGCACCAAGCCCACCAAGGCGCAGATCGCCGCCCTGTTCGACGGCTGGAACTCCGCGCTGCAGACCGGCGACGCCGAGACGGTGGCCGACCGGTACGCGAGCGACGCGGTGCTTCTCCCCACCGTCTCGCCGGAGATCCGTACGGACCGCGCGGGGATCGTCGACTACTTCGAGCACTTCCTGGCGAACAAGCCGCAGGGCAAGAAGATCCGCACCGTCGTCAACGTTCTCGACAGCAACTCCGCCATCGACGCGGGTCTGTACGAGTTCACGCTGACCGACCCCGAGACCGGCGAGAAGCGCGAGGTCGAGGCCCGCTACACGTACGAGTACGAGAAGCGCGGCGGCCAGTGGCTGATCGTCAACCACCACTCCTCCGTGCTGCCGGCCGCGGGCTGA
- a CDS encoding helix-turn-helix domain-containing protein — MSVQYNSNSQPSPGTWRYSGNQMKRWRTKANISREELGAAANYSPDTIKSMEQGVRMPTPRVLDVADELCQAEGLLSAAKEYLQREKFPARAQDFMEREKEAINLWW, encoded by the coding sequence GTGTCAGTCCAGTACAACTCCAACTCACAACCGTCGCCGGGCACCTGGCGCTACAGCGGCAACCAGATGAAACGCTGGCGCACGAAGGCGAACATCAGCCGCGAGGAACTGGGTGCCGCCGCCAACTACTCCCCGGACACCATCAAGTCCATGGAGCAGGGTGTACGGATGCCGACGCCACGTGTGCTGGACGTGGCCGACGAATTGTGCCAAGCGGAGGGCCTGCTCAGCGCGGCCAAGGAGTACCTCCAGAGGGAGAAGTTCCCGGCGCGGGCGCAGGACTTCATGGAGCGCGAAAAAGAGGCGATCAACCTCTGGTGGTAG
- a CDS encoding sensor histidine kinase — protein sequence MIRQLIVSYVLLVAVALTAFTVPVAFTLTAQLRGDTEESVRREARTMALLLADGDAASRAALTRMSEAYAAETPGTVDVLPASATDGKTTAHWGDGALKVTVPAVADGGRTVGAVQVTYPTSDLTSRLWRIWGFRAVLAVGVLAVAAGLGALVARRLTRPLRQLNEMASRFGDGDLTARSPVTGPPETQQLARTLNSGAERLDILIDSQRIFVADASHQLRTPLTALRLSLDNIADGADDFFVREDVEQATAEVVRMSRLVNGLLVLARAEAKVSAAEALPLRELVEERLSVWRPAAEERGVTIAIEGEFGGRPAVLASPGHLDQVLDNVLSNALEVSPDGTTITVRVSVDADSVELSVLDQGPGMSDAEKSRAFDRFWRGQGLTGRSGSGLGLAIVKQLVTDDGGTVALRDAPGGGLCVAVSLRPAAARSGG from the coding sequence ATGATCCGGCAACTGATCGTCAGTTACGTCCTGTTGGTCGCCGTAGCCCTGACGGCCTTCACGGTGCCGGTGGCGTTCACCCTGACCGCGCAGCTGCGCGGGGACACCGAGGAGTCCGTACGGCGGGAGGCGCGGACCATGGCGCTGCTGCTCGCGGACGGGGACGCGGCCTCGCGGGCGGCGCTGACGCGGATGTCCGAGGCGTACGCCGCCGAGACGCCCGGCACGGTCGATGTGCTCCCGGCCTCGGCCACCGACGGGAAGACCACGGCGCACTGGGGTGACGGGGCGCTGAAGGTGACCGTACCGGCGGTCGCGGACGGCGGCCGGACGGTGGGCGCCGTCCAAGTCACCTATCCCACCTCGGACTTGACCTCACGCCTGTGGCGGATCTGGGGCTTCCGGGCGGTCCTCGCGGTGGGCGTGCTCGCGGTGGCGGCCGGCCTCGGTGCGCTGGTGGCCCGCCGACTCACCCGCCCGCTGCGCCAGTTGAACGAGATGGCGAGCCGTTTCGGCGACGGCGACCTGACCGCCCGCTCGCCGGTCACGGGCCCGCCGGAGACGCAGCAGCTGGCCCGCACCCTGAACTCGGGCGCGGAACGGCTCGACATCCTGATCGACTCCCAGCGGATCTTCGTGGCCGACGCCTCGCACCAACTCCGTACCCCTCTCACGGCGTTGCGCCTGTCGCTGGACAACATCGCGGACGGGGCCGATGACTTCTTCGTACGCGAGGACGTGGAGCAGGCCACGGCCGAAGTGGTGCGGATGAGCCGCCTGGTGAACGGCCTGCTCGTGCTCGCCCGGGCCGAGGCGAAGGTGTCCGCGGCGGAGGCACTGCCGCTGCGGGAGCTGGTCGAGGAGCGGCTGAGCGTGTGGAGACCGGCCGCCGAGGAGCGCGGGGTCACCATCGCGATCGAGGGAGAGTTCGGCGGCCGGCCGGCTGTGCTGGCCAGCCCGGGGCACCTGGACCAGGTCCTCGACAACGTGCTCTCCAACGCCCTGGAGGTGTCCCCCGACGGCACGACGATCACCGTACGGGTGTCAGTGGACGCCGACTCGGTGGAACTGTCGGTCCTCGACCAGGGTCCCGGCATGTCGGACGCCGAGAAGTCCCGCGCCTTCGACCGCTTCTGGCGCGGTCAGGGCCTGACCGGGCGCTCCGGCTCCGGACTCGGCCTCGCCATCGTCAAGCAGCTGGTGACCGACGACGGCGGGACCGTGGCCCTGCGGGACGCGCCCGGGGGCGGCCTGTGCGTGGCGGTCAGTCTCCGTCCGGCAGCAGCGAGGAGTGGTGGTTGA
- a CDS encoding DUF397 domain-containing protein yields MNDGLKWFKSSYSDSEGGACVEVALPAPQVTVYIRDSKNPASPELTVSATAWRAFISAAQPGA; encoded by the coding sequence ATGAACGACGGGCTGAAGTGGTTCAAGTCGAGCTACAGCGACTCCGAAGGCGGTGCCTGCGTTGAAGTCGCCCTCCCCGCCCCCCAGGTGACCGTCTACATCCGAGACTCCAAGAACCCCGCGAGCCCCGAACTGACCGTCTCCGCAACCGCCTGGAGGGCGTTCATCTCCGCAGCTCAGCCCGGAGCTTGA
- a CDS encoding SgcJ/EcaC family oxidoreductase: MQRHIRTRAATATAAALIAAGTITAGVSAATPEHQSGKPTKKEIAALFDGWSSALKTGDPEVVADRYADDAVLLPTLSAEIRTDRAGIVDYMEGFLAKKPEASKVQTVINVLDNNSAIDTGLYEFQLTDPVTGAKSTAEARYTYEYEKRDGEWLIVNHHSSLLPDGD, translated from the coding sequence ATGCAACGTCACATACGCACCCGCGCCGCGACAGCCACCGCCGCGGCCCTGATCGCCGCAGGAACCATCACCGCCGGCGTCAGCGCGGCCACCCCGGAGCACCAGAGCGGCAAGCCCACCAAGAAGGAGATCGCCGCCCTCTTCGACGGCTGGAGCAGCGCGCTGAAGACGGGCGACCCGGAGGTCGTCGCCGACAGATACGCCGACGACGCGGTGCTGCTGCCCACCCTCTCGGCCGAGATCCGTACGGACCGCGCGGGGATCGTGGACTACATGGAGGGCTTCCTCGCGAAGAAGCCCGAGGCCTCCAAGGTCCAGACGGTGATCAACGTTCTCGACAACAACTCCGCCATCGACACGGGTCTGTACGAGTTCCAGCTCACCGACCCGGTGACCGGCGCGAAGAGCACCGCCGAGGCCCGCTACACGTACGAGTACGAGAAGCGCGACGGCGAGTGGCTGATCGTCAACCACCACTCCTCGCTGCTGCCGGACGGAGACTGA